Part of the Solwaraspora sp. WMMA2065 genome is shown below.
TGAAACTCGACGCCACCGAGCCGCAGCAGGGCCAGTTCAACTTCAGCAACGGCGACCGGATCGTCAACCACGCCATCTCCCGCGGCATGGCCGTCCGCGGTCACACCCTCGCCTGGCACTCCCAGCAACCCGGCTGGATGCAGCAGATGGAAGGTGCTCCGCTGCGCCAGGCCATGCTCAACCACGTCACCCAGGTCGCCTCCTACTACCGGGGCAAGATCCACTCCTGGGACGTGGTGAACGAGGCCTTCGCCGACGGCGGTAGCGGTGCCCGACGCGACTCCAACCTGCAGCGCACCGGCAACGACTGGATCGAGGCGGCGTTCCGGGCCGCCCGCGCCGCCGACCCCGGTGCCAAGCTCTGCTACAACGACTACAACATCGACAACTGGTCCTGGGCCAAGACCCAGGCCGCGTACAACCTGGTGCGCGACTTCAAGCAGCGCGGCGTGCCGATCGACTGCGTCGGCCTGCAGTCGCACTTCAACAGCGGCTCGCCGTACCCGTCGAACTACCGCACCACGCTGTCCAGCTTCGCCGCCCTCGGCGTCGACGTGCAGATCACCGAACTCGACATCGAAGGCTCCGGCAGCAGCCAGGCCAACACCTACCGCAACGTGGTGCAGGACTGCCTCGCGGTGTCCCGCTGCACCGGCATCACCACCTGGGGCATCCGGGACTGCGACTCGTGGCGCAGCGGCGGCACCCCGCTGCTGTTCGAGTGCAACGGCAACAAGAAGCAGGCGTACGACTCGACCCTCGCCGCGCTGAACGCCGGCGGCACCCCGCCGCCCACCACGGCCCCGCCGCCGACCACGGCCCCGCCGCCGACCACGGCCCCGCCGCCCACGACGGCCCCGCCGACTTCGCAGCCGCCGGGCGGGGGCGACTGCTCGGCCTCGGTGATCTCGCTCGACCAGTGGCCAGGTGGCTTCGTGGCGAACGTGCGGGTGACCGCCGGGTCCGCCTCGACCAGCAGTTGGACGGTCACCATGACCCTGCCGTCCGGGGCGGCGGTCACCAACGCCTGGAACTCGCAGGCCAGCGGGAGCAGCGGCACGGTGCGCTTCAGCAACGCGCCGTGGAACGGCCAGATCGGTGCCGGACAGTCGACCCAGTTCGGCTTCCAGGGCACCGGCACCGGCAGCGGGATGACCCCGACCTGCAGCGCCGGCTGACGGCTACCACCCCCACGACGGGGCCGGTACGCGGGACACCCGGCGTACCGGCCCCGTCCGGCGTGTGCGGGCCGGCGCGCAGGGTGCGGCCGGGCCGGTACCGGCGACACCCCGGTACCGGCCCGGCGCGGCGCTGTCGGTGGCTGCGGTTACGCTCGTCGGACGGTGGCCCGCAGGCCACCGTCGTTGCCCTGCCGGTCGGTCCTGCCCGCCGGCGAGGTGGGGCACCGTTGGCCGGCACCGGGAGTTCGACGCGTTGACTGCACAACCTGAGACGCTGTACGGAGCAGACGACCTCACCCACCTGGAAGGGCTGGAGGCCGTCCGCAAGCGGCCCGGCATGTACATCGGCTCAACCGACAGCCGGGGTGTCGGCCATCTGCTCAACGAGATCCTCGACAACTCCACCGACGAGGGCGTCGCCGGTCACGCCAGCCGGGTCGAGGTGACCCTGCACGCCGACGGCTCGGTGCAGGTCGATGACGACGGCCGGGGCATCCCGACCGACGTGCACACCCGGTCCGGGCTGTCCGGGGTCGAGCTGGTGCTGACCCGGCTGCACGCCGGCGGCAAGTTCGGCGGCTCCGGTT
Proteins encoded:
- a CDS encoding endo-1,4-beta-xylanase, with amino-acid sequence MLYATSASAAESTLGAAAEQSGRYFGAAVAANKLSDSTYVNILNREFNSVTAENEMKLDATEPQQGQFNFSNGDRIVNHAISRGMAVRGHTLAWHSQQPGWMQQMEGAPLRQAMLNHVTQVASYYRGKIHSWDVVNEAFADGGSGARRDSNLQRTGNDWIEAAFRAARAADPGAKLCYNDYNIDNWSWAKTQAAYNLVRDFKQRGVPIDCVGLQSHFNSGSPYPSNYRTTLSSFAALGVDVQITELDIEGSGSSQANTYRNVVQDCLAVSRCTGITTWGIRDCDSWRSGGTPLLFECNGNKKQAYDSTLAALNAGGTPPPTTAPPPTTAPPPTTAPPPTTAPPTSQPPGGGDCSASVISLDQWPGGFVANVRVTAGSASTSSWTVTMTLPSGAAVTNAWNSQASGSSGTVRFSNAPWNGQIGAGQSTQFGFQGTGTGSGMTPTCSAG